The Streptomyces virginiae genome includes a region encoding these proteins:
- a CDS encoding alpha-ketoacid dehydrogenase subunit beta, translated as MSEITMAKALNTALRDALRDDPRTILFGEDIGALGGVFRITDGLAAEFGDERCFDTPLAESAILGTAVGMAMYGYRPVVEMQFDAFAYPAFEQLVSHVAKLRNRTRGAIGLPLTIRIPYGGGIGGVEHHSDSSEIYYMATPGLTVVTPATAADAYSLLRRSIASPDPVVFLEPKRLYWRKEALGLPVDTGPLGSAVIRRHGTHATLIAYGPAVTTALEAAEAAAEHGWDLEVIDLRTLMPLDDATVCASVRRTGRAVVVHEAHGFAGPGAEIAARITERCFYHLEAPVRRVTGFDVPYPPPLLERHYLPGVDRILDAVASLEWEAVPA; from the coding sequence ATGTCCGAGATCACCATGGCCAAGGCGCTCAACACCGCCCTGCGCGACGCCCTGCGCGACGACCCCAGGACCATCCTGTTCGGCGAGGACATCGGTGCCCTCGGAGGCGTCTTCCGGATCACCGACGGGCTGGCCGCCGAATTCGGCGACGAACGCTGCTTCGACACCCCGCTCGCCGAATCGGCCATCCTGGGCACCGCCGTCGGCATGGCGATGTACGGCTACCGCCCGGTCGTCGAAATGCAGTTCGACGCCTTCGCCTACCCCGCCTTCGAACAGCTCGTCAGCCACGTCGCCAAACTGCGCAACCGCACGCGCGGCGCCATCGGCCTCCCCTTGACCATCCGCATCCCGTACGGCGGCGGCATCGGCGGCGTCGAGCACCACAGCGACTCCTCCGAGATCTACTACATGGCCACCCCCGGACTGACGGTCGTCACCCCGGCGACCGCGGCCGACGCGTACTCGCTGCTGCGTCGTTCCATAGCCTCCCCCGACCCCGTGGTCTTCCTCGAACCCAAGCGGCTGTACTGGCGCAAGGAGGCCCTCGGACTGCCGGTGGACACCGGCCCGCTCGGCTCGGCGGTCATAAGACGGCACGGCACCCATGCCACCCTCATCGCCTACGGCCCCGCGGTCACCACCGCGCTGGAAGCCGCCGAGGCCGCAGCCGAGCACGGCTGGGACCTCGAAGTCATCGACCTGCGGACCCTGATGCCGCTCGACGACGCGACGGTCTGCGCCAGCGTGCGCCGTACCGGACGCGCCGTCGTCGTCCACGAGGCGCACGGCTTCGCCGGCCCGGGCGCCGAGATCGCCGCCCGGATCACCGAACGCTGCTTCTACCACCTGGAAGCACCCGTGCGCCGCGTCACCGGATTCGACGTGCCGTACCCGCCGCCGCTGCTGGAGCGCCACTACCTGCCCGGCGTGGACCGGATCCTGGACGCGGTGGCGTCCCTGGAATGGGAGGCGGTCCCGGCATGA
- a CDS encoding MbtH family protein: MTNPFEDPEATYLVLVNHEGQYSLWPSFAEVPAGWTVTVQAAGRQDALDRIAGLWTDMRPKSLVDAMNGTSA, translated from the coding sequence ATGACCAACCCGTTCGAGGACCCCGAGGCCACCTATCTCGTACTCGTCAACCACGAGGGCCAGTACTCGCTGTGGCCGTCGTTCGCCGAGGTTCCGGCCGGTTGGACGGTCACCGTCCAGGCCGCCGGACGGCAGGACGCGCTCGACCGGATCGCCGGACTCTGGACCGACATGCGGCCCAAGAGCCTGGTCGACGCCATGAACGGCACCTCCGCGTGA
- a CDS encoding aminotransferase-like domain-containing protein → MSTADLHASVTDPALTSMTLLNEITGRYPQAVSFAAGRPFEGSYQVAALHRYLETYTRHLAGQGLDPDQVTSALFQYGHTKGIINDLIARHLAVDERLTVDPASIVVTTGCQEAMVLVLRALRRDPQDVVFAAAPTYVGFTGAARLVEMPVRQVREGPGGLDPDDLEDQIRRARAAGLTPRACYVIPDFANPGGAAMPVADRERLLRIAERDNILLLEDNPYSMFHDGAPRRPTLKSLDRGARVVYFGSFAKTAFPGARIGYVIADQPVREGGVLADQLARLKSMLTLNTSSVAQAAIGGLLLEHGCSMERASAPAADVYRRNRHALLDGLARRFGDPEHGVRWNTPAGGLFAVVTVPFRADDAALDDSARRFGVLWTPMHHFYAGTGGTEQLRLSFSVLTPAEIDSGLDRLAAFIADRTH, encoded by the coding sequence ATGAGCACCGCCGACCTCCATGCGTCGGTGACCGATCCCGCACTGACCTCGATGACCCTGCTCAACGAGATCACCGGCCGGTACCCGCAGGCGGTGTCGTTCGCGGCAGGCCGCCCCTTCGAGGGCAGCTACCAGGTGGCCGCGCTCCACCGCTACCTGGAGACCTACACCCGCCACCTGGCAGGGCAGGGCCTCGACCCCGACCAGGTGACCAGCGCGCTGTTCCAGTACGGCCACACCAAGGGCATCATCAACGACCTGATCGCCCGCCACCTCGCGGTCGACGAGCGGCTGACGGTGGACCCGGCCTCGATCGTGGTCACCACCGGCTGCCAGGAAGCCATGGTCCTGGTGCTGCGCGCGCTGCGGCGCGACCCGCAGGACGTCGTGTTCGCCGCCGCCCCGACGTACGTCGGCTTCACCGGCGCCGCCCGGCTGGTCGAGATGCCGGTGCGGCAGGTCCGGGAGGGCCCCGGCGGCCTTGACCCCGACGACCTGGAGGACCAGATCCGCAGGGCTCGCGCCGCCGGCCTCACACCGCGCGCCTGCTACGTGATCCCCGACTTCGCCAACCCCGGCGGCGCCGCCATGCCGGTCGCCGACCGGGAGCGCCTGCTGCGGATCGCCGAGCGCGACAACATCCTCCTGCTGGAGGACAACCCGTACTCGATGTTCCACGACGGAGCACCGCGCCGGCCCACCCTCAAGTCGCTGGACCGCGGCGCCCGGGTGGTCTACTTCGGCTCGTTCGCCAAGACCGCCTTCCCCGGCGCCCGGATCGGCTACGTCATCGCCGACCAGCCCGTCCGGGAGGGCGGCGTCCTCGCCGACCAGCTGGCCAGACTCAAGAGCATGCTGACGCTCAACACCTCCTCCGTCGCGCAGGCCGCCATCGGCGGACTGCTGCTGGAACACGGGTGCAGCATGGAACGGGCCAGCGCACCCGCGGCGGACGTCTACCGGCGCAACCGGCACGCCCTGCTCGACGGCCTCGCACGCCGGTTCGGCGACCCGGAGCACGGCGTCCGCTGGAACACCCCGGCCGGCGGGTTGTTCGCCGTGGTCACCGTCCCCTTCCGTGCGGACGACGCGGCCCTCGACGACTCCGCGCGCCGCTTCGGCGTGCTGTGGACGCCGATGCACCACTTCTACGCCGGCACCGGTGGCACCGAGCAGCTGCGGCTGTCGTTCAGCGTGTTGACGCCGGCCGAGATCGACAGCGGCCTCGACCGGCTCGCCGCGTTCATCGCCGACCGGACCCATTGA
- a CDS encoding thioesterase II family protein has translation MSTEATATWFRCLRPRPAARIRLLCFPHGGGSSAAFRQWHALLPDDVELHAVEYPGHADRLLEPLVDDLARLADRACEAALPLLDRPFALYGHSLGALAAFETARRLEARGHIAVRMTASGMPAPHMVRPGTVHLGDDRAVLAELDRLGGVPPEVLEHPDLRELVLRTARADYRLAETYRTAPGSVLRAPVTTHRGLQDPELTGAEAAGWRLATTAGTLHRTFPGDHFHPAADPYPVVADVLTGLTGPGEPAGGSTTGQPAERSPTASVSTASAR, from the coding sequence ATGAGCACCGAGGCCACCGCCACCTGGTTCCGCTGCCTGCGCCCCCGGCCGGCCGCCCGGATCAGGCTGCTGTGCTTCCCGCACGGCGGCGGCTCCTCCGCCGCCTTCCGCCAGTGGCACGCCCTCCTGCCCGACGACGTGGAACTGCACGCGGTCGAGTACCCCGGGCACGCCGACCGCCTCCTCGAACCACTCGTCGACGACCTCGCCCGGCTCGCCGACCGCGCCTGCGAGGCTGCACTGCCCCTGCTGGACCGGCCGTTCGCGCTCTACGGACACAGCCTCGGCGCCCTCGCCGCGTTCGAGACCGCCCGCCGGCTGGAGGCCCGCGGACACATCGCGGTCCGGATGACCGCCTCCGGGATGCCCGCACCACACATGGTGCGCCCCGGCACCGTCCACCTCGGCGACGACCGCGCCGTACTGGCAGAACTCGACCGCCTCGGCGGAGTACCGCCCGAAGTACTCGAACACCCGGACCTGCGCGAGCTCGTGCTGCGCACGGCCCGTGCCGACTACCGCCTGGCCGAGACCTACCGGACCGCGCCCGGCTCGGTCCTGCGGGCCCCGGTGACGACCCACCGGGGCCTGCAGGACCCCGAGCTGACCGGGGCCGAAGCGGCCGGCTGGCGGCTCGCGACCACCGCCGGAACCCTCCACCGGACCTTTCCCGGCGACCACTTCCACCCGGCCGCCGACCCGTACCCGGTCGTCGCCGACGTCCTGACCGGCCTGACCGGCCCCGGTGAGCCGGCCGGCGGCTCCACCACAGGACAACCGGCGGAGCGCTCACCCACCGCATCCGTGTCAACGGCGTCAGCGCGCTGA
- a CDS encoding amino acid adenylation domain-containing protein, which produces MTHDPSAGVLTGTRAADGARRTSLTEEQLGLLLQHRADPAASPYNVPLALDLRGPLDPAALERALGTLTTRHPLLSARVVDDADGLPELEILPGRTPRLERSTVAPASDGAEAAALLAVARHELDLERDGVLRALLLRHGAEHHTLLLVVHHLVVDGESTAILLADLLAAYREGEVPGEAPADFADYVADRARRADTDTTALEEYWRHRLDGADVDVDFPLDIPGRGDTPVGRSVPVELDADLSAEIGRFSRTHRAGPAAVLLAAYLKALGTYARQSAPTVAVPLGVRNDLRFERTVGYFVRTLLVRSPEQAGLSAAGFVARVQTELARAVDHSQLPFPKIARLVPGTDPADPQVFNCTFVLHSWADSSAAATEGVELPGGLRARWRQDVPSPGLGLLTLELYEGEGRVRGRLKYDASRIEAGTAEAFAEHVTTLAREIVREPERPVTDLAGIGPAARATLELLNATDHPIPDTDIDTLLRRRTGQQPDHVAVESGDRAWTYRELDDRIDAYAQALTGRGVGAGDRVGTMLPRTDEAVAAMLAVLRIGAAYVPVDPAHPEARRRHIVDSSGMRTVLVTADTEAACPPGPVPVRLETLTAGPSSVPRGAPTADSALHVLYTSGSTGLPKGVQLSHRALATDVLAAIRHFGIGPDDAMLLKAPFTFDVSAHEMLVALVAGARLVIAPPDAERDPDLLAQTLDRHRVTLLHLVPSQLRLLLEAEDFPANRSLRTVVSTGESLPNELRRAFEAVHPARLHNAYGPTETSYSTVFSWPRGDAGSWTGRGEVPIGVPFDNIRCHVLDDGQRLLPPGAPGELWIGGGTVSDGYLGDPDRTADRYRTLDLGDGRPGRVYRTGDLVRLLPDGSLTHLGRFDDQVKINGNRVELGEVRAALMAVDGVEDATVQVARHAAGSLQITAYVVPQGLDAAAVRRDVSRALPSHMVPVRITPVTRIPLLANGKTDRQELARLAATAEPSDAQAVEAQGAEAPAATATTVSVAAAQTSPSGAVPTAPTGAPTASAPAAVTRPAVLPRLRAVWADLLGATEDSSQFFEDGGDSILAMQLVSRMRREGYTLTMREIYKHPVLADLAAHLDSGVPQGPTAAAAAPAAAGPAGGRPLAPVQSWFFRHIRTDLHQWNQSVLLELNRPLDAPALRLALQAVVAAHPALSARFEHDGATGDGRMADAAPFAAYPPREVLWEREFGGEDELDRVLEEAEESLRPLDGIHVRAVLARDRRDGTGLLLIAVHHLVVDGVSWRILLEDLEHALDALADGALPALPAEAWSYGQWVDDLPAVATRPGEADHWLALAEQRKAARTLLLTTPAADEQEIRRIEFSLDAEATQQLIGPLPRRLGLSVHETMTGAFAQALARWRGTSTVTFDVETHGRHGRDDLFRTVGWFTAIHPVVISAERARQPEEFVTEAGRELATVPQGGVGFGACREYEPRQAVREALRAMPPALVCFNYYGQADQLSPAGRFRMSGRPIPREHSARCERVYGIEVYGIVHDGRLRMGLTWVPSPADGVDEVAVEALVAQMRWVLATLAGADPDAVLAGEITAPGHAARPVRTSRTTPAGPRRESVPVTAQQHGLLLDALAHQGTGRYVEQLHWRWHGPLDTDRFTAAWEAVFAHEAVLRTAFDWQAEPRLVLHDEGRPEVVRLAHGSDDWDDLLERDRLRGFDLRRPGLLRATLFDEAAPGDTETASTRVLLTFHHVLLDGWSVSLLIQQFYRAYLEGGTLSETGTRRPDFRDYSRWLHAQDTGPAREYWSAAVPAGPLAVRPALPGEPTGQQGSGRAQTRLTPAEADRLRRWAASHAATESSALNTAWALLLSRACGSTGPVRVGFGVTVSGRGIPLDGVERLPGLLMNSLPMTVEVDPAATVPGLLAGLRDQALDMASYEWVSTGQIHEWSGRGAGEKLVESLLVLENYPRSQDGLENDLADQGIRVELPDAAGSETAFPVALLAYRDTDGSLVLAAVHDRSRLADAEAATLVELCARLLRDLPVTGDDLTTVADLLETIPDDALPMMADRPVGDRADDAASWPEGPDTQLLRDAWQAVLGTADVAPGDHFFEAGGHSLLAMKLLREIAERTGRTLRLDDLLAHPTAGALARLLADGPGTGEGGVLVPLREAADPDAGTVYLVHPPGGQVACYAQLAQSYPGPEALTGIRDPRVDQAEPEHLTTEQLAGIYLEALLPVLESGRRVVLGGFSGGGVIAYEIAQRITADGWQPPLVVMIDAGAPDGEITDTEAEGSFASRLRAVAENRADTAAGTGADTKTDTRPHPADDPAQGRTDEPADADAYLAELAQIADWVRGDGGGDPVALMTDSVEAVQRYRPLPYQGPVAVLRAGDTGFGRGTDYDESDRFHGRPGLGWEDHCEDLAIRIVPGNHVTMLTGDNVRTLARILASAART; this is translated from the coding sequence ATGACCCATGACCCCTCCGCAGGCGTGCTGACCGGGACGCGGGCGGCGGACGGCGCCCGCCGAACCTCCCTGACCGAGGAACAACTCGGCCTGCTGCTCCAGCACCGCGCCGATCCCGCCGCATCCCCGTACAACGTGCCGCTGGCACTCGACCTGCGCGGCCCCCTCGACCCCGCCGCACTGGAACGGGCACTCGGCACCCTGACGACCCGCCATCCCCTGCTCTCCGCCCGCGTCGTGGACGACGCCGACGGCCTGCCCGAGCTGGAGATCTTGCCCGGCCGCACCCCGCGTCTGGAGCGCAGCACCGTCGCCCCCGCCTCCGACGGTGCCGAAGCCGCCGCGCTGCTGGCCGTCGCACGCCACGAACTGGACCTGGAACGGGACGGCGTCCTGCGGGCCCTGCTGCTGCGTCACGGCGCCGAGCACCACACCCTGCTGCTCGTCGTCCACCACCTCGTCGTGGACGGCGAGTCCACCGCGATCCTGCTCGCCGACCTCCTCGCCGCCTACAGGGAGGGCGAGGTCCCCGGCGAAGCCCCGGCCGACTTCGCGGACTACGTCGCCGACCGCGCCCGGCGCGCCGACACGGACACCACCGCCCTGGAGGAGTACTGGCGCCACCGCCTGGACGGTGCCGACGTCGACGTCGACTTCCCGCTGGACATCCCCGGCCGCGGCGACACGCCCGTAGGCCGCAGCGTGCCCGTCGAGCTGGACGCCGACCTGTCCGCCGAGATCGGCCGCTTCTCCCGTACCCACCGGGCCGGCCCGGCCGCCGTACTGCTCGCCGCCTACCTCAAGGCGCTCGGGACGTATGCGCGCCAGTCCGCCCCGACCGTGGCCGTCCCGCTGGGCGTCCGCAACGACCTACGGTTCGAGCGCACCGTCGGCTATTTCGTCCGGACCCTGCTCGTCCGTTCCCCCGAGCAGGCCGGCCTGAGCGCGGCCGGCTTCGTGGCCCGCGTGCAGACCGAACTCGCCCGCGCCGTCGACCACTCCCAGCTGCCGTTCCCCAAGATCGCCCGCCTCGTTCCCGGCACCGACCCGGCGGACCCGCAGGTCTTCAACTGCACCTTCGTCCTGCACAGCTGGGCCGACTCCTCCGCAGCCGCCACCGAGGGCGTCGAACTGCCCGGCGGCCTGCGCGCCCGCTGGCGCCAGGACGTCCCCTCGCCCGGCCTCGGCCTGCTCACCCTCGAACTGTACGAGGGCGAGGGCCGGGTCCGCGGTCGCCTCAAGTACGACGCCTCCCGCATCGAGGCCGGCACCGCCGAGGCCTTCGCCGAGCATGTCACCACCCTCGCCCGGGAGATCGTCCGCGAGCCCGAGCGCCCGGTCACCGACCTGGCGGGCATCGGCCCGGCCGCCCGCGCCACCCTCGAACTGCTCAACGCCACCGACCACCCCATCCCCGACACCGACATCGACACCCTGCTGCGCCGCCGCACCGGGCAGCAGCCCGACCACGTCGCCGTCGAGTCCGGCGACCGTGCCTGGACCTACCGCGAGCTCGACGACCGCATCGACGCCTACGCGCAGGCCCTCACCGGCCGCGGGGTCGGCGCCGGCGACCGGGTCGGCACCATGCTGCCCCGCACCGACGAGGCCGTCGCCGCCATGCTCGCCGTACTCCGGATCGGCGCCGCGTACGTCCCGGTCGACCCGGCCCACCCCGAGGCCCGCCGGCGCCACATCGTGGACAGCAGCGGCATGCGGACGGTACTGGTCACCGCCGACACCGAGGCGGCCTGCCCGCCCGGCCCCGTACCGGTCCGCCTGGAGACGCTCACCGCCGGCCCGTCCTCCGTGCCCCGAGGCGCCCCCACCGCCGACAGCGCCCTGCACGTCCTCTACACCTCCGGGTCCACCGGCCTGCCCAAGGGCGTGCAGCTCAGCCACCGGGCGCTGGCCACCGACGTCCTCGCCGCGATCCGCCACTTCGGCATCGGCCCCGACGACGCCATGCTGCTGAAGGCGCCGTTCACCTTCGACGTGAGCGCCCACGAGATGCTGGTCGCGCTGGTCGCCGGCGCCCGGCTGGTCATCGCCCCACCGGACGCCGAACGCGACCCCGACCTGCTCGCCCAAACGCTCGACCGGCACCGGGTCACCCTGCTCCACTTGGTGCCCTCCCAGCTGCGGCTGCTGCTGGAGGCCGAGGACTTCCCCGCCAACCGGAGCCTGCGCACCGTGGTCAGCACCGGCGAGTCGCTGCCCAACGAACTGCGCCGCGCCTTCGAAGCGGTCCACCCCGCCCGCCTGCACAACGCGTACGGCCCGACCGAGACCTCGTACTCGACCGTCTTCTCCTGGCCGCGCGGCGACGCGGGCTCGTGGACCGGCCGCGGCGAGGTGCCGATCGGCGTGCCCTTCGACAACATCCGCTGCCACGTCCTCGACGACGGGCAGCGGCTGCTGCCGCCCGGCGCGCCGGGCGAGCTGTGGATCGGCGGGGGGACGGTCTCCGACGGCTACCTCGGCGATCCCGACCGGACCGCCGACCGCTACCGCACCCTCGACCTCGGCGACGGCCGCCCCGGACGGGTCTACCGCACCGGCGACCTCGTCAGGCTGCTCCCGGACGGATCCCTCACCCACCTCGGGCGGTTCGACGACCAGGTGAAGATCAACGGCAACCGGGTCGAACTCGGCGAGGTGCGCGCCGCGCTGATGGCCGTCGACGGCGTCGAGGACGCCACCGTCCAGGTCGCCCGGCACGCCGCGGGCAGCCTGCAGATCACCGCCTACGTGGTGCCGCAAGGCCTGGACGCCGCAGCGGTGCGCCGGGACGTGAGCCGGGCACTGCCCTCGCACATGGTGCCGGTGCGGATCACGCCCGTGACCCGGATCCCCCTGCTGGCCAACGGGAAGACCGACCGCCAGGAGCTGGCCCGGCTCGCCGCCACGGCCGAGCCGTCCGATGCGCAGGCCGTCGAAGCACAGGGGGCCGAAGCACCGGCCGCCACCGCGACGACCGTCTCCGTCGCCGCTGCGCAGACCTCCCCCTCCGGTGCCGTTCCGACGGCACCCACCGGTGCCCCGACGGCGTCCGCCCCCGCCGCGGTGACGCGGCCGGCCGTCCTGCCCAGGCTGCGCGCCGTCTGGGCCGACCTGCTGGGAGCCACCGAGGACAGCAGCCAGTTCTTCGAGGACGGCGGTGACTCCATCCTCGCCATGCAGCTGGTCTCCCGGATGCGGCGCGAGGGCTACACCCTGACGATGCGCGAGATCTACAAGCACCCGGTGCTCGCCGATCTCGCCGCCCATCTCGACTCCGGCGTGCCGCAGGGCCCCACCGCGGCAGCCGCCGCGCCTGCGGCCGCCGGCCCGGCCGGCGGACGGCCGCTCGCCCCCGTCCAGTCGTGGTTCTTCCGCCACATCAGGACCGATCTCCACCAGTGGAACCAGTCCGTCCTGCTGGAGCTCAACCGCCCGCTGGACGCCCCCGCGCTGCGCCTCGCCCTGCAGGCCGTCGTGGCCGCCCACCCCGCGCTCAGCGCCCGCTTCGAGCACGACGGCGCCACCGGCGACGGCAGGATGGCCGACGCGGCCCCCTTCGCCGCCTACCCGCCCCGCGAGGTGTTGTGGGAAAGGGAGTTCGGCGGTGAGGACGAGCTCGACCGGGTACTCGAAGAAGCCGAGGAGAGTCTTCGCCCCCTGGACGGCATCCACGTGCGGGCCGTCCTCGCCCGCGACCGGCGCGACGGCACCGGTCTGCTGCTGATCGCCGTCCACCACCTGGTCGTCGACGGGGTGTCCTGGCGCATCCTCCTGGAGGACCTGGAACACGCCCTCGACGCCCTCGCCGACGGCGCCCTGCCCGCTCTGCCCGCCGAGGCCTGGTCCTACGGCCAGTGGGTCGACGACCTGCCCGCCGTCGCCACCCGCCCGGGCGAGGCCGACCACTGGCTCGCCCTGGCCGAGCAGCGCAAGGCCGCCCGTACCCTGCTGCTGACCACCCCGGCCGCCGACGAGCAGGAGATCCGCCGCATCGAGTTCTCCCTCGACGCCGAAGCCACCCAGCAGCTCATCGGCCCGCTGCCGCGCCGCCTCGGCCTGTCCGTGCACGAGACGATGACCGGCGCGTTCGCCCAGGCCCTCGCCCGGTGGCGCGGCACCTCCACGGTCACCTTCGACGTCGAGACCCACGGCCGACACGGCCGCGACGACCTGTTCCGCACCGTCGGCTGGTTCACGGCCATCCACCCGGTGGTGATCAGTGCCGAACGCGCCCGGCAACCGGAGGAGTTCGTCACCGAGGCCGGCCGTGAGCTGGCCACCGTACCGCAGGGCGGCGTCGGCTTCGGCGCCTGCCGCGAGTACGAGCCCCGGCAGGCCGTGCGGGAAGCCCTGCGAGCCATGCCGCCCGCCCTGGTCTGCTTCAACTACTACGGCCAGGCCGACCAGCTCAGCCCCGCCGGCCGGTTCCGGATGTCGGGCCGCCCGATCCCCCGGGAGCACTCGGCGCGCTGCGAGCGCGTCTACGGCATCGAGGTCTACGGCATCGTCCACGACGGCCGCCTGCGGATGGGACTGACCTGGGTCCCCAGCCCCGCCGACGGCGTCGACGAGGTCGCCGTCGAGGCACTGGTCGCCCAGATGCGCTGGGTGCTCGCCACCCTCGCCGGCGCAGATCCCGACGCCGTCCTCGCCGGCGAGATCACGGCCCCCGGCCACGCCGCCCGGCCCGTCCGCACGAGCCGCACGACCCCGGCCGGACCGCGGCGCGAGAGCGTTCCGGTCACCGCCCAACAGCACGGCCTGCTCCTCGACGCCCTGGCCCACCAGGGCACCGGCCGCTACGTCGAACAGCTCCACTGGCGCTGGCACGGGCCCCTGGACACCGACCGCTTCACCGCGGCCTGGGAGGCGGTCTTCGCGCACGAGGCCGTGCTGCGCACCGCCTTCGACTGGCAGGCCGAACCACGGCTCGTCCTGCACGACGAGGGCCGGCCCGAGGTCGTCCGCCTCGCGCACGGCAGCGACGACTGGGACGACCTGCTCGAACGCGACCGGCTGCGCGGCTTCGACCTGCGCCGCCCCGGCCTGCTGCGCGCCACCCTGTTCGACGAGGCCGCCCCCGGCGACACGGAAACGGCATCCACCCGAGTCCTGCTGACCTTCCACCACGTCCTGCTGGACGGCTGGAGCGTCTCCCTGCTGATCCAGCAGTTCTACCGCGCCTACCTGGAGGGCGGCACCCTGTCCGAAACCGGCACGCGCCGTCCCGACTTCCGGGACTACTCGCGCTGGCTGCACGCCCAGGACACCGGCCCGGCCCGCGAGTACTGGTCCGCAGCCGTACCCGCGGGACCGCTCGCGGTACGCCCCGCCCTGCCGGGCGAACCGACCGGGCAGCAGGGCTCCGGCCGCGCCCAGACCCGGCTGACGCCGGCCGAGGCCGACCGCCTGCGCCGCTGGGCGGCATCCCACGCAGCCACCGAGAGCAGCGCGCTCAACACCGCCTGGGCCCTGCTGCTCAGCCGCGCCTGCGGCAGCACCGGACCCGTCCGGGTCGGCTTCGGAGTGACCGTCTCCGGACGCGGCATCCCGCTCGACGGCGTCGAACGCCTCCCCGGCCTGCTGATGAACTCCCTGCCCATGACCGTCGAGGTCGACCCCGCGGCGACCGTCCCCGGCCTCCTCGCCGGCCTGCGCGACCAGGCCCTGGACATGGCCTCCTACGAGTGGGTGTCCACCGGCCAGATCCACGAGTGGAGCGGCCGCGGAGCCGGCGAGAAGCTCGTCGAGAGCCTCCTCGTCCTGGAGAACTACCCGCGCTCCCAGGACGGCCTGGAGAACGACCTCGCCGACCAGGGCATCCGGGTCGAACTCCCCGACGCCGCCGGTTCGGAGACCGCCTTCCCCGTCGCCCTGCTCGCCTACCGCGACACGGACGGCAGCCTCGTGCTGGCCGCCGTCCACGACCGGTCCCGCCTGGCCGACGCCGAAGCCGCCACTCTGGTCGAGCTGTGCGCCCGGCTGCTGCGCGACCTCCCGGTGACCGGCGACGACCTCACCACCGTCGCCGATCTCCTGGAGACCATCCCCGACGACGCCCTGCCCATGATGGCCGACCGACCCGTGGGCGACCGCGCCGACGACGCCGCCTCCTGGCCCGAGGGCCCCGACACCCAACTCCTGCGGGACGCCTGGCAGGCCGTCCTCGGCACCGCGGACGTCGCCCCCGGCGACCACTTCTTCGAGGCCGGCGGCCACTCGCTGCTCGCGATGAAACTGCTGCGCGAGATCGCCGAACGCACCGGCCGCACCCTGCGCCTGGACGATCTGCTCGCACACCCCACGGCCGGGGCCCTGGCCCGGCTGCTGGCCGACGGCCCGGGCACCGGCGAGGGGGGCGTACTCGTACCGCTGCGCGAGGCCGCCGACCCGGACGCCGGAACCGTCTACCTGGTCCACCCCCCGGGCGGGCAGGTCGCCTGCTACGCCCAGCTCGCCCAGAGCTACCCGGGCCCCGAAGCCCTCACCGGCATCCGCGACCCGCGCGTCGACCAGGCCGAGCCGGAGCACCTGACGACCGAGCAACTCGCCGGAATCTACCTGGAGGCGCTGCTCCCGGTCCTGGAGAGCGGCCGGCGGGTCGTGCTCGGCGGCTTCTCCGGAGGCGGAGTCATCGCCTACGAGATCGCCCAGCGGATCACCGCCGACGGCTGGCAGCCGCCCCTCGTCGTGATGATCGACGCGGGTGCCCCCGACGGAGAGATCACCGACACCGAGGCCGAGGGCTCGTTCGCCTCCAGGCTGCGCGCGGTCGCCGAGAACCGCGCGGACACCGCGGCGGGCACCGGGGCGGACACCAAGACCGACACCAGGCCGCACCCCGCCGACGACCCGGCGCAGGGCCGCACCGACGAGCCCGCCGACGCCGACGCCTACCTCGCCGAACTCGCCCAGATCGCCGACTGGGTCCGCGGCGACGGCGGCGGCGACCCGGTCGCCCTGATGACCGACAGCGTCGAAGCCGTCCAGCGGTACCGACCCCTGCCGTACCAGGGGCCCGTCGCGGTCCTGCGGGCCGGCGACACCGGCTTCGGCCGCGGTACCGACTACGACGAGTCGGACCGCTTTCACGGCCGCCCGGGCCTCGGCTGGGAAGACCACTGCGAGGACCTCGCCATCCGGATCGTGCCCGGCAACCACGTGACCATGCTGACCGGCGACAACGTGCGCACCCTCGCCCGCATCCTGGCGTCCGCCGCCAGGACCTGA